A window from Populus trichocarpa isolate Nisqually-1 chromosome 3, P.trichocarpa_v4.1, whole genome shotgun sequence encodes these proteins:
- the LOC7483564 gene encoding COP1-interacting protein 7 isoform X2, with product MKSNTLLDYAVFELSPNLTRCDLFVSSNGNTEKLASGSVKPFLSHLKFAEEQASQAVQSIKLEFDGCRNAETWFTKGTLERFVHFVSAPEVLEMVNTFDAEMSQLEAARKIYSQDPLTQGSRDQLSGALGGDGTGTTAGADATKKELLRAIDVRLAAVREDLATAYARASATGFNLDTVRDLQHFADRFGARRLNEACTKFMLLCLRRPDLINPWKPSVEDQVVRSSWGSDMSIDDPTEDESGSYMNRPHQNPFQNKHQQQQAGKEIQQLDKTQTQHPDQSKPTTCQQPDSSRAAQQQTFQNEKKEEEKKKEEAGNESSTSQPSHPSRRLSVQDRINLFENKQKESSGEKPVAVGKSAELRRLSSDVSSASAIEKAVLKRWSGASDMSIDLGNDKKDDGNIDSPLCTPSSSFVSGTKSNVFPVSSDDDKDQKGFNDTASAANLVKLETRSVSRLKDQGELQTHGGGIVGKDEEVNLKGNLKDQVVSLAELRSSAGRGEETGVGDQVVREDKLTGTSDREEKTGGVEAQLSFQEKSRGFPNTVKTVAEKNQASLQTQIGNFAGRVGDVKFGNRIDDIEVRDPPLSQSRSRISQTHTLSLSGQFEGGFGVKGKELPTKGTDFDLSASQTPWKLFKGEVDHARKENTEQIKEEDLEVSRMKVHKQPSSGTEQFKKLQGRRDESRDESGYIHGINKLSFPGNKFSKSQESVVTLQVPSAGQAQRVRKSKGNQELNDELKMKANELEKLFAEHKLRVPGDQSSSVRRSKPAEVQAEQAESSQYRKPVAVEISPVEFQEKKTVLEPAGSSSDLGKFSTPPRKIVDHQDHGSSPRQSFSELSFSDNSRGKFYERYMQKRDAKLREESGTERVEKEAKLKAMQESLEQSRAEMKARFSSSVDRQNSLSSTRRRAEKLRSFNFHSSVKREQVLFLLQPVDSIQSEADEDLSEFPEQNYYGEDRSFSEVSYGDIASRRSQNKFFPNRYLSSPSPHTTSAPVPRSVSKISNPSSGRRRVQSENPLAQSVPNFSDFRKENTKPFSGVSKAANRSQVRTYACSKSSSEEIPLVNEEKNRRSQSLRKSSAGPIEFNDFPPLNSDGVVLAPLKFDQPEPMPYDKFSKNVETKPFLRKCNGIGPGSGATVATLKGMVAPESLKTEEFEESPFEAEESVDEAKEEEDEELETTEVEGCANMDNGKLRLSQDSDKIGMSGSENGDSLRSISQIDPSSVSELAASVPSTFHALGSLQDSPGESPVSWNSRMHHPFSYPHETSDIDAYVDSPIGSPASWNSHSLIQRETDAARMRKKWGSAQKPILVANSFNNQSRKDVTKGFKRLLKFGRKSRGAESLVDWISATTSEGDDDTEDGRDPANRSSEDLRKSRMGFSHGHPSDDGLNESELFNEQVHTLNSSIPAPPENFKLRDDLMSGSSIKAPRSFFSLTSFRSKGSDSKLR from the exons ATGAAATCCAATACACTTCTCGACTATGCTGTATTTGAACTGTCACCAAATCTGACGCG ATGTGATCTGTTTGTTTCGAGCAATGGAAACACAGAGAAGCTAGCGTCCGGGTCAGTAAAGCCATTTTTATCTCATTTGAAGTTTGCAGAAGAACAAGCTTCACAGGCAGTTCAGTCAATTAAACTAGAGTTTGACGGATGTAGAAATGCTGAGACTTGGTTCACGAAAGGAACACTTGAGAG GTTTGTGCATTTTGTCAGTGCACCTGAGGTTTTAGAGATGGTCAATACATTTGATGCAGAGATGTCTCAGTTAGAAGCAGCACGGAAAATATATTCTCAG GATCCTTTGACTCAGGGTTCTAGAGATCAACTTTCCGGTGCTTTAG GTGGGGATGGAACAGGAACCACAGCAGGAGCTGATGCAACAAA GAAGGAGCTTTTAAGAGCGATTGATGTGAGGCTAGCTGCTGTTAGGGAGGATTTAGCCACAGCCTATGCTCGTGCATCAGCTACTGGATTCAACCTTGACACTGTTCGAGACCTCCAGCACTTTGCAGATCGCTTTGGTGCTCGTCGCTTGAA TGAGGCTTGTACCAAATTTATGCTACTGTGCCTCAGAAGACCAGACCTGATCAATCCATGGAAGCCAAGTGTGGAGGATCAAGTGGTCCGATCCTCGTGGGGATCTGACATGTCAATTGATGACCCCACTGAAGATGAAAGTGGGTCCTACATGAACAGGCCCCACCAAAACCCATTCCAAAATAAACACCAACAGCAGCAAGCTGGAAAAGAAATACAACAGCTAGATAAGACACAAACCCAACACCCTGATCAATCCAAGCCCACCACTTGTCAACAGCCCGATTCCTCTCGGGCTGCACAGCAACAAACTTTTCAAAAcgagaaaaaggaagaagaaaagaagaaagaggaggCTGGGAATGAGTCATCAACAAGTCAACCAAGCCACCCTTCTAGGAGACTCAGTGTTCAGGACAGAATCAACCTATTTGAGAATAAGCAGAAGGAGAGCTCAGGTGAAAAACCTGTAGCTGTGGGGAAATCTGCAGAGCTGAGGAGACTATCATCTGACGTGTCGTCAGCATCTGCAATTGAAAAGGCTGTATTGAAGAGATGGAGTGGTGCAAGTGATATGAGCATTGACTTGGGCAATGATAAGAAGGACGATGGCAATATAGACAGCCCCTTGTGTACACCCTCTTCATCCTTTGTATCTGGAACCAAAAGTAATGTGTTTCCTGTCTCATCAGATGATGATAAGGACCAGAAGGGTTTTAATGATACAGCAAGTGCAGCAAATCTAGTAAAGTTGGAAACTAGGAGTGTTTCTAGGTTGAAAGATCAGGGTGAGTTGCAAACTCATGGTGGTGGAATTGTGGGGAAGGATGAGGAGGTGAATTTGAAGGGGAATTTGAAAGATCAAGTAGTGTCTCTGGCTGAGTTAAGGTCATCTGCAGGTAGAGGAGAGGAGACTGGGGTGGGTGATCAGGTGGTTAGGGAGGATAAGTTGACGGGTACTTCGGACAGGGAAGAGAAGACTGGTGGAGTTGAAGCTCAACTGAGTTTTCAGGAGAAGTCGAGAGGTTTTCCAAATACGGTGAAGACTGTTGCAGAGAAAAACCAGGCTAGTCTGCAGACCCAGATTGGAAATTTTGCAGGCAGGGTTGGGGATGTGAAATTTGGGAACAGAATTGATGACATTGAAGTAAGGGATCCGCCACTAAGTCAGTCAAGGTCTAGGATTTCTCAGACACATACTCTATCTCTTTCAGGACAGTTTGAAGGTGGTTTTGGAGTAAAGGGTAAGGAATTGCCAACTAAAGGGACTGACTTTGATCTGTCAGCTTCTCAGACACCGTGGAAATTGTTTAAGGGCGAAGTTGATCATGCAAGGAAGGAGAATACTGAACAGATAAAAGAGGAAGATCTTGAAGTTTCAAGAATGAAGGTCCACAAACAACCTTCTTCTGGTACAGAACAATTTAAGAAGCTTCAGGGTAGGAGGGATGAGAGTAGGGATGAGAGTGGTTATATTCATGGAATTAACAAGCTGAGTTTTCCTGGTAATAAGTTTTCTAAGAGTCAAGAGAGCGTTGTAACTCTGCAAGTACCATCAGCAGGTCAGGCTCAGAGGGTACGGAAGTCCAAGGGGAATCAAGAGCTGAATGATGAGCTGAAGATGAAGGCAAATGAGCTTGAAAAGCTTTTTGCTGAACACAAACTTCGGGTTCCTGGTGATCAATCCAGTTCTGTTCGGAGAAGCAAGCCTGCTGAGGTGCAAGCTGAACAGGCAGAAAGTTCGCAGTACCGAAAACCAGTGGCAGTAGAGATATCTCCTGTTGAGTTTCAGGAAAAGAAGACAGTGCTTGAACCAGCTGGGAGTTCTAGTGATCTTGGAAAGTTTAGCACTCCACCAAGGAAGATAGTAGATCATCAGGACCATGGCAGTTCTCCCAGGCAGAGTTTCTCTGAGCTTAGTTTTTCAGACAATTCTAGAGGAAAATTCTATGAGAGGTACATGCAGAAAAGAGATGCAAAACTGAGGGAGGAGTCGGGTACAGAAAGAGTGGAGAAGGAAGCCAAGTTGAAGGCCATGCAGGAAAGCCTTGAACAGAGTAGAGCTGAGATGAAGGCAAGATTTTCTAGCTCTGTGGACAGACAAAATTCATTGTCTAGTACTCGCCGACGTGCAGAAAAGCTCAGATCATTCAATTTTCATTCAAGTGTGAAGAGAGAACAG GTTCTCTTTTTACTACAGCCAGTAGATTCCATTCAGAGTGAGGCGGACGAGGATCTTTCTGAATTTCCAGAACAGAATTATTATGGAGAAGACAGGTCATTCAGTGAGGTGTCTTATGGGGACATTGCTTCTAGAAGATCTCAAAACAAATTCTTCCCAAACAGATATTTGTCTTCTCCCAGCCCTCACACCACATCAGCACCAGTTCCACGGTCAGTGTCCAAAATTTCCAATCCAAGTTCTGGGAGGCGTAGAGTACAATCAGAAAATCCTCTTGCACAGTCTGTTCCGAACTTCTCTGATTTCAGAAAAGAGAATACAAAACCCTTTTCTGGAGTTAGCAAAGCAGCAAATCGCTCGCAGGTGAGAACCTATGCCTGCAGCAAGAGTTCCAGTGAAGAGATACCTCTTGTCAATGAAGAAAAGAACCGGCGGTCTCAGTCCTTGCGGAAAAGCTCTGCTGGTCCTATTGAGTTTAATGATTTTCCCCCATTGAACTCAGATGGTGTTGTGTTAGCACCGTTGAAATTTGATCAGCCTGAGCCGATGCCATATGACAAGTTCTCAAAGAATGTGGAGACAAAGCCTTTCCTCAGGAAGTGTAATGGAATAGGTCCTGGTTCTGGAGCCACTGTTGCTACACTGAAAGGTATGGTGGCACCTGAGTCTTTGAAAACTGAAGAATTTGAAGAATCACCCTTTGAGGCAGAAGAATCAGTCGATGAGGcaaaggaggaagaagacgAGGAGCTTGAAACAACAGAGGTTGAAGGTTGTGCTAATATGGACAATGGTAAACTAAGACTAAGCCAGGATTCAGACAAGATAGGTATGTCTGGATCTGAGAATGGTGATTCTCTGAGATCTATTTCTCAAATCGATCCTTCTTCAGTTTCTGAATTGGCTGCATCCGTGCCTTCAACATTCCATGCTTTAGGGTCTCTACAGGACTCGCCTGGGGAAAGCCCTGTGTCATGGAACTCGCGCATGCATCATCCATTTTCATATCCACATGAGACCTCAGATATCGATGCTTATGTGGACTCTCCAATTGGGAGTCCTGCATCGTGGAATTCTCACTCCCTGATCCAAAGAGAGACTGATGCAGCTCGGATGAGGAAGAAGTGGGGAAGTGCTCAGAAACCTATTCTTGTTGCCAATTCATTCAATAATCAGTCTCGTAAGGATGTAACAAAAGGGTTCAAACGGTTGTTAAAGTTTGGAAGGAAAAGTCGTGGGGCAGAGAGTTTGGTTGACTGGATTTCTGCTACAACTTCTGAAGGAGATGATGATACAGAAGATGGGCGAGATCCTGCTAATCGGTCATCAGAAGATTTGAGGAAATCAAGAATGGGATTCTCACATGGTCATCCTTCAGATGATGGCTTAAACGAAAGTGAGTTGTTCAATGAGCAGG TTCACACTTTAAATAGCTCCATACCAGCACCTCCAGAAAACTTCAAATTGAGGGATGATCTCATGTCCGGAAGCTCAAttaaag CACCACGGTCATTCTTCTCACTGACATCGTTCAGAAGCAAGGGTAGTGACTCAAAGCTTAGATAA
- the LOC7483564 gene encoding COP1-interacting protein 7 isoform X3, which translates to MKSNTLLDYAVFELSPNLTRCDLFVSSNGNTEKLASGSVKPFLSHLKFAEEQASQAVQSIKLEFDGCRNAETWFTKGTLERFVHFVSAPEVLEMVNTFDAEMSQLEAARKIYSQGSRDQLSGALGGDGTGTTAGADATKKELLRAIDVRLAAVREDLATAYARASATGFNLDTVRDLQHFADRFGARRLNEACTKFMLLCLRRPDLINPWKPSVEDQVVRSSWGSDMSIDDPTEDESGSYMNRPHQNPFQNKHQQQQAGKEIQQLDKTQTQHPDQSKPTTCQQPDSSRAAQQQTFQNEKKEEEKKKEEAGNESSTSQPSHPSRRLSVQDRINLFENKQKESSGEKPVAVGKSAELRRLSSDVSSASAIEKAVLKRWSGASDMSIDLGNDKKDDGNIDSPLCTPSSSFVSGTKSNVFPVSSDDDKDQKGFNDTASAANLVKLETRSVSRLKDQGELQTHGGGIVGKDEEVNLKGNLKDQVVSLAELRSSAGRGEETGVGDQVVREDKLTGTSDREEKTGGVEAQLSFQEKSRGFPNTVKTVAEKNQASLQTQIGNFAGRVGDVKFGNRIDDIEVRDPPLSQSRSRISQTHTLSLSGQFEGGFGVKGKELPTKGTDFDLSASQTPWKLFKGEVDHARKENTEQIKEEDLEVSRMKVHKQPSSGTEQFKKLQGRRDESRDESGYIHGINKLSFPGNKFSKSQESVVTLQVPSAGQAQRVRKSKGNQELNDELKMKANELEKLFAEHKLRVPGDQSSSVRRSKPAEVQAEQAESSQYRKPVAVEISPVEFQEKKTVLEPAGSSSDLGKFSTPPRKIVDHQDHGSSPRQSFSELSFSDNSRGKFYERYMQKRDAKLREESGTERVEKEAKLKAMQESLEQSRAEMKARFSSSVDRQNSLSSTRRRAEKLRSFNFHSSVKREQHPCKVLFLLQPVDSIQSEADEDLSEFPEQNYYGEDRSFSEVSYGDIASRRSQNKFFPNRYLSSPSPHTTSAPVPRSVSKISNPSSGRRRVQSENPLAQSVPNFSDFRKENTKPFSGVSKAANRSQVRTYACSKSSSEEIPLVNEEKNRRSQSLRKSSAGPIEFNDFPPLNSDGVVLAPLKFDQPEPMPYDKFSKNVETKPFLRKCNGIGPGSGATVATLKGMVAPESLKTEEFEESPFEAEESVDEAKEEEDEELETTEVEGCANMDNGKLRLSQDSDKIGMSGSENGDSLRSISQIDPSSVSELAASVPSTFHALGSLQDSPGESPVSWNSRMHHPFSYPHETSDIDAYVDSPIGSPASWNSHSLIQRETDAARMRKKWGSAQKPILVANSFNNQSRKDVTKGFKRLLKFGRKSRGAESLVDWISATTSEGDDDTEDGRDPANRSSEDLRKSRMGFSHGHPSDDGLNESELFNEQVHTLNSSIPAPPENFKLRDDLMSGSSIKAPRSFFSLTSFRSKGSDSKLR; encoded by the exons ATGAAATCCAATACACTTCTCGACTATGCTGTATTTGAACTGTCACCAAATCTGACGCG ATGTGATCTGTTTGTTTCGAGCAATGGAAACACAGAGAAGCTAGCGTCCGGGTCAGTAAAGCCATTTTTATCTCATTTGAAGTTTGCAGAAGAACAAGCTTCACAGGCAGTTCAGTCAATTAAACTAGAGTTTGACGGATGTAGAAATGCTGAGACTTGGTTCACGAAAGGAACACTTGAGAG GTTTGTGCATTTTGTCAGTGCACCTGAGGTTTTAGAGATGGTCAATACATTTGATGCAGAGATGTCTCAGTTAGAAGCAGCACGGAAAATATATTCTCAG GGTTCTAGAGATCAACTTTCCGGTGCTTTAG GTGGGGATGGAACAGGAACCACAGCAGGAGCTGATGCAACAAA GAAGGAGCTTTTAAGAGCGATTGATGTGAGGCTAGCTGCTGTTAGGGAGGATTTAGCCACAGCCTATGCTCGTGCATCAGCTACTGGATTCAACCTTGACACTGTTCGAGACCTCCAGCACTTTGCAGATCGCTTTGGTGCTCGTCGCTTGAA TGAGGCTTGTACCAAATTTATGCTACTGTGCCTCAGAAGACCAGACCTGATCAATCCATGGAAGCCAAGTGTGGAGGATCAAGTGGTCCGATCCTCGTGGGGATCTGACATGTCAATTGATGACCCCACTGAAGATGAAAGTGGGTCCTACATGAACAGGCCCCACCAAAACCCATTCCAAAATAAACACCAACAGCAGCAAGCTGGAAAAGAAATACAACAGCTAGATAAGACACAAACCCAACACCCTGATCAATCCAAGCCCACCACTTGTCAACAGCCCGATTCCTCTCGGGCTGCACAGCAACAAACTTTTCAAAAcgagaaaaaggaagaagaaaagaagaaagaggaggCTGGGAATGAGTCATCAACAAGTCAACCAAGCCACCCTTCTAGGAGACTCAGTGTTCAGGACAGAATCAACCTATTTGAGAATAAGCAGAAGGAGAGCTCAGGTGAAAAACCTGTAGCTGTGGGGAAATCTGCAGAGCTGAGGAGACTATCATCTGACGTGTCGTCAGCATCTGCAATTGAAAAGGCTGTATTGAAGAGATGGAGTGGTGCAAGTGATATGAGCATTGACTTGGGCAATGATAAGAAGGACGATGGCAATATAGACAGCCCCTTGTGTACACCCTCTTCATCCTTTGTATCTGGAACCAAAAGTAATGTGTTTCCTGTCTCATCAGATGATGATAAGGACCAGAAGGGTTTTAATGATACAGCAAGTGCAGCAAATCTAGTAAAGTTGGAAACTAGGAGTGTTTCTAGGTTGAAAGATCAGGGTGAGTTGCAAACTCATGGTGGTGGAATTGTGGGGAAGGATGAGGAGGTGAATTTGAAGGGGAATTTGAAAGATCAAGTAGTGTCTCTGGCTGAGTTAAGGTCATCTGCAGGTAGAGGAGAGGAGACTGGGGTGGGTGATCAGGTGGTTAGGGAGGATAAGTTGACGGGTACTTCGGACAGGGAAGAGAAGACTGGTGGAGTTGAAGCTCAACTGAGTTTTCAGGAGAAGTCGAGAGGTTTTCCAAATACGGTGAAGACTGTTGCAGAGAAAAACCAGGCTAGTCTGCAGACCCAGATTGGAAATTTTGCAGGCAGGGTTGGGGATGTGAAATTTGGGAACAGAATTGATGACATTGAAGTAAGGGATCCGCCACTAAGTCAGTCAAGGTCTAGGATTTCTCAGACACATACTCTATCTCTTTCAGGACAGTTTGAAGGTGGTTTTGGAGTAAAGGGTAAGGAATTGCCAACTAAAGGGACTGACTTTGATCTGTCAGCTTCTCAGACACCGTGGAAATTGTTTAAGGGCGAAGTTGATCATGCAAGGAAGGAGAATACTGAACAGATAAAAGAGGAAGATCTTGAAGTTTCAAGAATGAAGGTCCACAAACAACCTTCTTCTGGTACAGAACAATTTAAGAAGCTTCAGGGTAGGAGGGATGAGAGTAGGGATGAGAGTGGTTATATTCATGGAATTAACAAGCTGAGTTTTCCTGGTAATAAGTTTTCTAAGAGTCAAGAGAGCGTTGTAACTCTGCAAGTACCATCAGCAGGTCAGGCTCAGAGGGTACGGAAGTCCAAGGGGAATCAAGAGCTGAATGATGAGCTGAAGATGAAGGCAAATGAGCTTGAAAAGCTTTTTGCTGAACACAAACTTCGGGTTCCTGGTGATCAATCCAGTTCTGTTCGGAGAAGCAAGCCTGCTGAGGTGCAAGCTGAACAGGCAGAAAGTTCGCAGTACCGAAAACCAGTGGCAGTAGAGATATCTCCTGTTGAGTTTCAGGAAAAGAAGACAGTGCTTGAACCAGCTGGGAGTTCTAGTGATCTTGGAAAGTTTAGCACTCCACCAAGGAAGATAGTAGATCATCAGGACCATGGCAGTTCTCCCAGGCAGAGTTTCTCTGAGCTTAGTTTTTCAGACAATTCTAGAGGAAAATTCTATGAGAGGTACATGCAGAAAAGAGATGCAAAACTGAGGGAGGAGTCGGGTACAGAAAGAGTGGAGAAGGAAGCCAAGTTGAAGGCCATGCAGGAAAGCCTTGAACAGAGTAGAGCTGAGATGAAGGCAAGATTTTCTAGCTCTGTGGACAGACAAAATTCATTGTCTAGTACTCGCCGACGTGCAGAAAAGCTCAGATCATTCAATTTTCATTCAAGTGTGAAGAGAGAACAG CATCCTTGTAAGGTTCTCTTTTTACTACAGCCAGTAGATTCCATTCAGAGTGAGGCGGACGAGGATCTTTCTGAATTTCCAGAACAGAATTATTATGGAGAAGACAGGTCATTCAGTGAGGTGTCTTATGGGGACATTGCTTCTAGAAGATCTCAAAACAAATTCTTCCCAAACAGATATTTGTCTTCTCCCAGCCCTCACACCACATCAGCACCAGTTCCACGGTCAGTGTCCAAAATTTCCAATCCAAGTTCTGGGAGGCGTAGAGTACAATCAGAAAATCCTCTTGCACAGTCTGTTCCGAACTTCTCTGATTTCAGAAAAGAGAATACAAAACCCTTTTCTGGAGTTAGCAAAGCAGCAAATCGCTCGCAGGTGAGAACCTATGCCTGCAGCAAGAGTTCCAGTGAAGAGATACCTCTTGTCAATGAAGAAAAGAACCGGCGGTCTCAGTCCTTGCGGAAAAGCTCTGCTGGTCCTATTGAGTTTAATGATTTTCCCCCATTGAACTCAGATGGTGTTGTGTTAGCACCGTTGAAATTTGATCAGCCTGAGCCGATGCCATATGACAAGTTCTCAAAGAATGTGGAGACAAAGCCTTTCCTCAGGAAGTGTAATGGAATAGGTCCTGGTTCTGGAGCCACTGTTGCTACACTGAAAGGTATGGTGGCACCTGAGTCTTTGAAAACTGAAGAATTTGAAGAATCACCCTTTGAGGCAGAAGAATCAGTCGATGAGGcaaaggaggaagaagacgAGGAGCTTGAAACAACAGAGGTTGAAGGTTGTGCTAATATGGACAATGGTAAACTAAGACTAAGCCAGGATTCAGACAAGATAGGTATGTCTGGATCTGAGAATGGTGATTCTCTGAGATCTATTTCTCAAATCGATCCTTCTTCAGTTTCTGAATTGGCTGCATCCGTGCCTTCAACATTCCATGCTTTAGGGTCTCTACAGGACTCGCCTGGGGAAAGCCCTGTGTCATGGAACTCGCGCATGCATCATCCATTTTCATATCCACATGAGACCTCAGATATCGATGCTTATGTGGACTCTCCAATTGGGAGTCCTGCATCGTGGAATTCTCACTCCCTGATCCAAAGAGAGACTGATGCAGCTCGGATGAGGAAGAAGTGGGGAAGTGCTCAGAAACCTATTCTTGTTGCCAATTCATTCAATAATCAGTCTCGTAAGGATGTAACAAAAGGGTTCAAACGGTTGTTAAAGTTTGGAAGGAAAAGTCGTGGGGCAGAGAGTTTGGTTGACTGGATTTCTGCTACAACTTCTGAAGGAGATGATGATACAGAAGATGGGCGAGATCCTGCTAATCGGTCATCAGAAGATTTGAGGAAATCAAGAATGGGATTCTCACATGGTCATCCTTCAGATGATGGCTTAAACGAAAGTGAGTTGTTCAATGAGCAGG TTCACACTTTAAATAGCTCCATACCAGCACCTCCAGAAAACTTCAAATTGAGGGATGATCTCATGTCCGGAAGCTCAAttaaag CACCACGGTCATTCTTCTCACTGACATCGTTCAGAAGCAAGGGTAGTGACTCAAAGCTTAGATAA